The region AGGCACCTGTAAAAATTGGGGTAACGGTATTTCTCTACTTCAGAAAATTGCTCTAAGAACAAATGCTTTTATGGTTGCCTGGACCATAGTCACAGCAACAAGGGCTACATCAGTACCTAAAATACAGCCTTGTCTCCTGCTGCTGATCCCCGCAAACAGAGCGGGTAGTAGACAAGAACTATCAAAAGTAACATTGGTAACAGAGGGTTTTATGACACTATATGGTAGTGGCTGATTTAGTTCAGCAGAATTAAGTTTCGCCATAAAAACtccctaagatttttttttttttttaataagggatCAACACAAGTCAGCTTAAGGGATTGTACAAGAATGACCTGAATTGCATCCTGTTACTCAATGCAACAAGTTGTTTCAGAATCTGTCCACATCTGAGGATGGTCCACATAAATTCCTATACAAACATGTATATCGGCTGTACCAGAgggaaaaatagcaaataatttcCGGCCTCAGTTTCCACTTCTGTATTCTGTGTTACTGGGCACGTACCACAACCAAATTAAATGCTACAGCAATAACCCATACAATCCATGTTAAGTTTCCTCACCTGTGATGCAAGAAGAATGACACAGTGTGATAGCAGGCTGAAATCAGCTACCTACTGCATCAAAGCTCACCTGTAATTCATGAATTTCATACAGATAATACGGGCTATCATCACCGAAAGAGAAGATCTTTATTCCTAAATTCGAATGCCCTGTCTTTCACCGAGCTAATAAGAACAAACTCCTCAAAACTTTCAAGATAAAGTGAAGCAGAAGTTTCAGCTACAGAAACGTAGTGCAAAGGTTCAGTTTGGCACTGCAACATTATGGACAGACAAGAATTTATGGTAAACTCAGTttagatttggaaaaaagaatCCTATAATTGAACCAATATTGTCAAATGTATTGCATACTATTGTAACTTCACAGTAATCAAAATCAGACATCAAGGTTTCTATAGAAGCAGCAATCACAGATTGCAGTAATGTATAccactcaagggaaaaaaattgcattttggcaATTTCATAGTCAAGTGTTCCTTATGCTCCTCCAACAGTCATTTGTCAgatattttcctgtttaaaaggtGCACATTGTTCTCCTCAGTCCTCATGAGACTTCTCTGCAATGACTTTGCATtcatactgaaaaacagaagttgaCAAAATTAATACTACTTACTTATACAACTAATGAAAAAGACTGCTATGAGGGAGATTTTTCTACAAAATGGTGATAAAATAGCTTAGCTTAGCCGGGTGAAGCGTAAGTTTGGTCTCCTTAAGTTCTGTGTACACACTTGCTGGCTGCAATTTCTGTCTCCCTGAGCAGCAGAAAGGGCAGTTCAGACTTAGGGGATGGCCTGACTGCTGCCCAAAGACGGGAGCTCGTATTTAGCTCCTGGTCCTGAAAGGACTAGACGTGTGCAACTGAGAGTACACAGAGCAAAGTCACGGGCTGTGCTCTGAATAACAGTACTAACGGATCGCTCACTACATCAAAAAGCAAGGACTACCTTACTCCACATCCACAAGTCAAGTAGCTGgttggaaggaaaggaaggaaggaaaaattactAGAAGGCAATCGACTCCACCCCTCCAAACTTACCATCGCCAGCTGCCTGCCGATATTGCCCATAGTTATTCCACCAGCAAAAAATATACATGGCAACCAGGAACGAACATAAAGGAAATCCGGAGACGTGTATCTGGAAAAGAACATACACTTTTGACCTCAACATCGTGCAATACATAGAGTGCCCCAATCACATGAGCCAAACCCACAAATGTAAATATTAGGACATTTCAACTGAAAAAGACATGTATTACTGAAATTTAATTACTTGCAGCAAATAACAAAGAAAGCTTCTTATTGATTATAATTGTTGGTAAGGTtgcaattttattgaaataagcAACTTCCAACTAAAAGTCTCACTTACAAACACGTAAAATCTTTCACGAACAGTTCAATTTATGTTACACTCAAAATTAAgagctggctgctttggaaaTCATGTCAAATTCTACCCTTTCCGTTATTCTGATTTTATGTTATAGCTTCAGGAGATTGTCATTTAACCTTAAAGGAGTAAATACTTACTGATAAACTCCATTGTAGACCAGAAGCTGTGACACCAGTGTGGCCAGGAAAGCAATTCCTACTCCAAGACCAAAGCCACTTCGTGACCTATCAAACGTCCACCACAGTCCAATTGACAGGGCTGCTAACGTGAGAGACAACTGGATATTGTTGGCAAAATCCACTTTCTGCGTTGATTGTTAAGGATAAGCTTGGAAATATCATATACAAGTGTaaagcaggtttgttttttttttcattctgtttatccTATTTtggcacagcagaaaaaaaaaggccattaaaAAATACAGCACTAGCCCTATTGGCTATCACACAGCCACCCCGTACAAGGAACGTACAAGGAAATAAGCCTTGTGTTGCAAATACATCAGGAAACTAAAAACTTACAACACTTCTTCACATTTTTAGGGTCTTCGCATTGTACAAGAGCGGAGAGACTATACACCTACCAGGCATTTTATACAGATATAAAATGCACATGTTACTGTTCAGAGTAAGAACACCTAATCCTTACCTGGTCCTTTATTACACTAAGCAGGAAACCTTAAATCTAGCATCAGACTCCTCTAAATGACAAGGATTTactgaaaaaaaggtatttgtcaCTCTTACTTAATtgcaattttgtttaatttacaTGCTAGTTTACATTCATctaaacattaaaaatgttactGTGAAAGTATCTGTATAAATCAACattgaaaatctgttttgtcaACTCTGTGATAAAAGTGTAAAGTCACTCCAGATATCTTTGTGGTGCTCCacattcttcaaaatgttttggaaataCTAACTCATCCTCACTACTCTTGCCCAAAACAGATTATTAAAAAGGAGGCTGTTAGCGGCATAAGCCTGAAAGCATATTTATGGGATGACAACATAAAAAACACTGCCCTGTTTCCTCACAAAAACCTGGAGAGAGACCTAAAGGAGATGAGAAAGAAGTTTCAACTAACTGAAATAAACAATTACAGGATAAAAATCAATAGCATCAGAAAAAATGTCAAACAAGACCAAAAAATACACCAAATATGGTAGTGTGCAGAACTGGTAATAAACTGAAGAGCAAGCAGTCTGGAGAGCTGTCAGGGAGGAAATACAGACAGTACGTTAATGATGTCCTGGAACACGTGTAACAGCTGCAGAAAACCGCATGAAGGTTGTGGTGTAAATAACCTGACCCATGCAGGGAGAAGCTGTCAACTCTCACGTACTCCTTAAAAGCAGCCAAGTTGCATGTGCTTACACAACAGGTATGGCCCAGGCCAGTGAGAACCACAGGACCCGATTCACGCATCTctggcagggagagcaaggtTTGTGAGGGACAGTGGGAATGACTCTGAAcctcagcagctccagctcaCCCGGCCATACCGGATAGGATGGCTGCtgggaacaaaaccaaaccaaacaaaacccatccCAGGGCTAAGCCGCTTCAGTAAGAATTCAGCCAGCTCTCACATCTTTCACTCAACTTGCCCTCTTTTCCTGGAAACGAGGAGATTTAGTAGCAGGCAATCAGAACTTCTTAGCACGGTTTCTGCAAACCGTGTTGGAGCTGACACCGAAGGAGATGAGTCACAAAGACGATCAACTTGCTTTTTAATGAGTTTATAAGAACCCGATTTTCATAGACAGATCTTGGTTTTATCCAACTGAGGAGGCACTAGGCATGACTACACAAAACCCCTAAGACTCACAGCACCGCCAGTAAGGTGTGTCAGTCCACGTGAAAAGCACGCTGTCACCCAGCACGTCCCCAGCTGCTTCAGAGAGAAGGGACGCCAATTTTGACCACTCTTGTGCAAGGATGTATCTGAATAGCTAGATAATTAGGAGGAGTATAACGCACTGCAACACGCTGACTGACTTCTAATTGCTCTTACTGAACGACTGCAGCAATGGTAAGGACTCTCTCGGCATCAAGGCATGATTTGCAGAACCGGGTAACAATGCTTACTTGCTTTGTGTAGTCATGGCTATTACCTGGTCCTGAGTTTTCCCCATTCTTTGCAAAGAGCACGCGCTTCACTGATGACCTCAAGACTGGGCTTGAACCTCTCACTACAGTGCTAATGGGACATCAACTCTTGGAATGTCTTAAAGCACTTTCTGCAATACCTACCACAAATACCCCATGCTTACTTTaattattcaaataaataaaaaaaagactatatAAGACAAAGCCCAATACTGAGACATTTCTAATGAAAAGatctttcagaatgaaaaaatgtgAGACGTATCACCTCCAATACTGCTACAACAGTTTAACACTAACACATATTCGGCATTTCCCTTGTGAAAATGCTGCGTGTTGTATCTTTAACAACAATTCACCGTGACTATGTGAGCTTTGTTTTAGTGGAAACCCATCTGTTATCGCCAATTTCATTAGAACATAGGATACAGCGCTGGCATGATTTATTCCCACAAAGACTGCTACACATCGCATTACACTGGACCATTCTCTCTTAAATTTATGTGGCTCTCCCAGATGTCTGTCCATGCATGGGTACAATAATCCAATCACAGCTGtggagacaggaaagaaaaaaatgcccaaaagtTAAAGCACTGGCAATATTTAACTAAAGACTATCTAGACTTTGACAATTATTGTGACTAACAAACCAGATCTTTTAAGGATAAGCAGTACAAAACATACATTATAAAAGAAGAGGAATTTCAAACAATTCCATTATTTGAAAAAAAGCCCTGTAAAACTTCAGCAGTATCTTCAACTACTGCAGCAGTGATGTGGCAGAAGTAACAAAACAGAGACAATCTGAATGAGGGGCGGAGGATGAAAGAGCTCTGCACCCTGCCAAAATCTGCAGTCTCACGTTGTAGTTCAAAAAGAGCAGTAATAGCTTGCAGgctggcacttctgaaaatcccacatATCAAACATATATGTTTAAATaactgcaaaacaaacacaccacacTAAGGGCAGAGTGTGTTTTATAACATCAAtattttgtatcttctttttttgttgttacaaGCAGGTTTTGTTTGgatatgtttttctcttcttcaatGCAACTATAAAGGCTCACACAGAAGAGGGAGAGCCAAGAGCCTACAGCAGCTGTTGAATACAGAAAGCAAGCAGGACTTTCAACCCCAGGGAACTGCTACGCTCTTTGAACGTTTCTTCATAAACGTGTTCTCTACTGCAACTGCAGCTGAAAAGACTGTTACCGACACCACTGAGGAATAACACTGGTGCTTAATGTTAAACTGGTGCTGCAGGAGGCGCGCAAAGCCTGAGTCATTGCTCCGGCCTCCGGTGCCCTCAGTTTGGCATGCTGCTGGAGGTATGGTATGGCAAATGCTCTTTATTCTGCCAGAGAGGAAACTGATCTCCAGgattcaggaaaataaatcaccagcaaagctggagaggaaaaaagcccaaaccactCCCTGAGCTATCTTCTTGCTAAAGGCATTGGGCCAAACGGATGACTAATAACGGTGATGGATGAAAGGACTTCTCTGAAGGCAGCCCTGATCACCACTGATTATAACTATGCAAAATATCTTTATTCTGTTCATAATAATAAACCATACTGCAGAGAAACGTTCATGTCAATTCCAGGAAGGCTGTGCAAGTACAAATGGTAAGAAAATAGGTGAATTATCAGCAATTGCCATAGAGGTTCCCTGTATGCATAGCTAGCAAAGAagataaggaaaggaaaaggggaagaaaagactcataatgaaaaagaaagaacgtGGAACACCTCAACAGGGGTCACTCCTGCTGGGAAAAGCCAATTAAGGCAATAATATCTTTAAATCAAGTGGCTTAAAATCAAGTAGTGCAAATGCCTAGCAGATGACTGACTACACTTTACAAGCCATATCCAGTCTTTCCATCAAAACCACCAACCCATCAGAACCAGAAAGGCCCACAAGTTTCTTCTGAGATGATGGCAAGATCTAGCCTTCATGAGTTCCCCATAGGCAGCTGCAGACAGTGTTCTCAGAGGACCCCAGAGAGCATAAGGTGCAGCCTGATGCAAGCAGCTGACAGTGCAAACGTTGCAGTGAACAGTGCAAACCTTATGCATTGCTGCTGCAAGTTGGGATTCCGTCATTTCAACCCCCACTACTCCATATATCAAGCCTTTACCGGACATGTTTGTCAAGACAAACAGTtcaaagtataaaagaaaaacacagcaaacacaGGATACAACCCAAAAACTAATCAACAATCTCAACAAGACAACAGAAAGAGGACTAATACAACTAGCAGATAAAGCAGGTATGTAACTGCCACCATAACATGCCAAACACATTTCCACAGGAGAACAAAACTGACATATTCAGAGAGATATTTGGAGGGTTTCCTTTCAAATCAAGCTCCTCTATGACATCCAGGGTGTAGTATTTCAACAAGGTATCAAAAAGAATGCAACCGgatgactaggaaaaaaaatagacttaAATTTATCATTAGCAAAACAATGATGCCAACTCAAAAACTAGTTTATTGACACATATTAATACCCAGAAACATGAGATTCTCAATCTTATTAAAACTGACCTCTAGGAATACACTGCCTTTACTGTAAAAGTTCACTAAAGCAGAATCCTCCAGTACTGGCTGC is a window of Larus michahellis chromosome 7, bLarMic1.1, whole genome shotgun sequence DNA encoding:
- the INSIG2 gene encoding insulin-induced gene 2 protein isoform X1, encoding MAENDAMPTLPKKCGPYISSVTSHGMNLVIRGIVLFFIGVFLALVLNLLQIQRNVTLFPPDVITSIFSSAWWVPPCCGTASAVIGLLYPCMDRHLGEPHKFKREWSSVMRCVAVFVGINHASAKVDFANNIQLSLTLAALSIGLWWTFDRSRSGFGLGVGIAFLATLVSQLLVYNGVYQYTSPDFLYVRSWLPCIFFAGGITMGNIGRQLAMYECKVIAEKSHED
- the INSIG2 gene encoding insulin-induced gene 2 protein isoform X2 — encoded protein: MDRHLGEPHKFKREWSSVMRCVAVFVGINHASAKVDFANNIQLSLTLAALSIGLWWTFDRSRSGFGLGVGIAFLATLVSQLLVYNGVYQYTSPDFLYVRSWLPCIFFAGGITMGNIGRQLAMYECKVIAEKSHED